The following are encoded together in the Naumannella cuiyingiana genome:
- a CDS encoding DUF3995 domain-containing protein, whose product MRAPGGRMVGTRWLWLAAAAGCLHAAFSLYWAVGGTWLLATVGQWAVRARAESPLVVGGGLAAIGVIKLVAALAPVLTERRGPSWLRRAVRAIAWIGAGGLVLYGGANMLIAWLVLGGAIRPDGGYDRDAMIGHAALWDPLFLIWGVCLAIGLWLTRRRSTAQPHEDDPDESD is encoded by the coding sequence GTGAGGGCGCCCGGAGGTCGGATGGTCGGTACGCGCTGGCTGTGGCTGGCGGCCGCCGCGGGTTGTCTGCACGCGGCGTTCAGCCTGTACTGGGCGGTCGGCGGGACCTGGCTCTTGGCGACGGTCGGGCAGTGGGCGGTACGCGCGCGCGCCGAGAGCCCGCTCGTCGTGGGCGGGGGCCTGGCGGCAATCGGGGTGATCAAGCTGGTCGCCGCCCTGGCGCCGGTGCTCACCGAGCGCCGGGGGCCAAGCTGGCTGCGGCGGGCGGTGCGCGCGATCGCCTGGATCGGCGCGGGTGGGCTGGTGCTCTACGGGGGAGCGAACATGCTGATCGCCTGGCTCGTGCTCGGCGGCGCGATCCGGCCCGATGGCGGCTACGACCGTGACGCGATGATCGGGCACGCTGCGCTGTGGGACCCGCTGTTCCTGATCTGGGGCGTCTGCCTGGCGATCGGCCTGTGGCTGACCCGCCGACGGTCGACGGCGCAGCCCCACGAAGATGACCCGGACGAGTCCGACTGA
- a CDS encoding DUF2231 domain-containing protein, with protein sequence MSILGLPLHPLIIHAVVILVPLVAIGAIVTVFWPAARRRYGSLIAVFAIIALVATLTARQSGKDLYESIPRPTPAMTTHMGFGSPVLWWVIALVVGYLITLWATGTDDRPRALRWIGTIITVVGGLGALVLTILAGHSGATAVWG encoded by the coding sequence ATGTCGATCCTCGGCCTCCCGCTGCACCCGTTGATCATCCACGCCGTCGTGATCTTGGTCCCGCTCGTCGCGATCGGGGCCATCGTGACCGTCTTCTGGCCCGCCGCCCGGCGCCGGTACGGCAGCCTGATCGCCGTCTTCGCGATCATCGCGCTGGTCGCCACGCTGACCGCCCGCCAGTCCGGCAAGGACCTCTACGAATCAATCCCGCGCCCGACGCCGGCGATGACCACCCACATGGGGTTCGGCAGCCCCGTGCTGTGGTGGGTGATCGCGCTGGTGGTCGGCTACCTGATCACGCTGTGGGCCACCGGAACCGACGACCGGCCCCGCGCCCTGCGCTGGATCGGAACGATCATCACGGTCGTCGGCGGCCTCGGCGCGCTGGTGCTGACCATCCTCGCCGGACACTCCGGCGCAACCGCCGTCTGGGGCTAG